From Methanobacterium congolense, one genomic window encodes:
- a CDS encoding DUF362 domain-containing protein, whose translation MNKSTVSISECRSYTLHEVQSAVEKSLDGIGGIQSFVKPGDTVLLKPNMLQAKSPEVFITTHPAVVEAVINIVKDAGAVPMLGDSPGGPARGMERFWEITGFADVCKRTDTQLVNFEKSGIYEFERNGRTYRVARPVLDADVIINMPKIKTHGLTKFSCAIKNIYGVIPGLQKTEYHKLAPKPSDFAEIIVDVFALSKPHLNIIDGVIGMDGMGPSAGNPKEIGVIVASDDAVAVDSILCHYLGKDPMEVPTNRIAYEQGLGEASIENINVLGEFPIVDAFKWPLNVAGSIEVVPSFISRALMKLYYSRPAINPDLCTNCNTCVQSCPTDAILEKRPTPIFEYERCINCLCCMEMCPEKAVFDDKNSIYRFISRFSGSD comes from the coding sequence TTGAATAAAAGTACAGTTTCAATATCAGAATGCAGATCCTACACCCTTCATGAAGTTCAAAGTGCTGTGGAAAAGTCATTAGATGGTATTGGAGGGATACAGTCCTTTGTAAAGCCTGGTGACACTGTACTCCTCAAACCCAACATGCTCCAGGCAAAATCTCCTGAAGTATTCATAACAACCCATCCTGCAGTTGTTGAAGCTGTTATAAACATTGTAAAAGATGCAGGTGCAGTACCAATGCTTGGAGATAGTCCTGGTGGTCCTGCAAGGGGAATGGAAAGATTTTGGGAGATCACAGGGTTTGCTGATGTCTGCAAACGTACAGACACGCAACTCGTTAACTTTGAGAAATCAGGGATCTATGAATTTGAAAGAAATGGGAGAACCTACAGAGTTGCAAGGCCTGTCCTTGACGCAGATGTGATAATCAACATGCCCAAGATCAAAACTCACGGACTCACTAAGTTCAGCTGTGCCATTAAAAACATCTATGGAGTTATTCCAGGACTTCAAAAAACTGAGTACCACAAATTGGCACCGAAGCCATCGGATTTTGCAGAGATAATCGTTGATGTATTTGCGCTTTCCAAACCCCACCTCAACATTATCGATGGAGTGATCGGAATGGATGGAATGGGACCTTCAGCTGGAAATCCCAAAGAGATAGGGGTTATAGTTGCATCTGACGATGCAGTTGCAGTAGACAGTATCCTCTGCCACTACCTGGGCAAAGATCCGATGGAAGTGCCCACAAACAGGATAGCATATGAACAGGGACTTGGAGAAGCCTCAATTGAAAATATAAACGTCTTGGGAGAATTTCCAATTGTTGATGCCTTTAAATGGCCTCTGAACGTTGCAGGTTCCATTGAAGTGGTTCCATCATTTATTTCAAGGGCTTTAATGAAATTGTACTATTCAAGACCTGCAATAAACCCAGATCTCTGCACGAACTGTAACACCTGTGTTCAAAGCTGCCCAACAGATGCGATCCTCGAGAAAAGACCCACACCCATTTTTGAATATGAGAGATGCATAAACTGCCTATGCTGCATGGAGATGTGCCCTGAAAAGGCAGTTTTTGATGATAAAAACAGTATTTACAGATTTATTTCCAGATTTTCAGGGTCTGATTAA
- a CDS encoding homocysteine biosynthesis protein has protein sequence MRTVKEINQKIKDGDAVVVTAAEMTQIVRENGAGEAARDVDVVTTGTFGAMCSSGAFLNFGHSDPPIKMSKTYLNGVEAYSGLAAVDAYIGATQPNRNPEIGLDYGGSHIIEDLIRGKEIEFVAEAYGTDCYPLTEVKTSLTLDKLNQAIMVNPRNSYQNYAAATNSTDETIYTYMGTLLPKMGNVSYSSAGELSPLLNDPYFETIGLGSRIFLCGAEGYIIGEGTQHETDVERENGVPTGGAGTLMLKGDMKQMDAEYVRGASMPKYGPTLYVGVGIPIPILNEDIAQRTGISNEEIVCNVVDYGVPRRSRPTILKTNYMELQTGKIELNGREVPTSPLSSLKKARKIAGELKTWIDNGEFFLTEPISRLQSEGSTVRPLEIKKPSILVKNVRTKPVITALPTDDVEDVAGKLVKNNINHLPVVDGEGKLRGIVTSWDIANAVAKGKKKLADVMTRKVVIAREDESVDVVARRLNKHEISGLPIIDKDNKVKGMITAEDISMLICNGQRRGKNGGSL, from the coding sequence ATGAGAACTGTTAAGGAGATAAACCAAAAAATCAAAGATGGAGATGCAGTGGTTGTGACTGCTGCAGAGATGACCCAGATTGTAAGGGAAAATGGTGCAGGAGAAGCTGCACGTGACGTTGATGTTGTGACAACAGGGACATTTGGTGCTATGTGCTCTTCAGGAGCATTCTTAAACTTCGGACATTCAGATCCTCCTATAAAAATGTCCAAAACATATCTGAACGGTGTTGAAGCCTACTCTGGACTTGCAGCTGTGGATGCTTACATCGGTGCAACCCAACCAAACAGAAACCCTGAAATTGGTCTTGATTACGGTGGATCTCATATAATTGAAGACCTCATAAGGGGTAAGGAGATTGAATTTGTTGCAGAGGCCTACGGAACTGATTGTTATCCTCTTACAGAGGTTAAAACCAGTTTAACCCTTGATAAATTGAACCAGGCAATAATGGTGAATCCAAGGAATTCATACCAGAACTACGCTGCAGCAACCAACTCCACAGATGAAACCATCTACACATACATGGGCACACTTCTGCCTAAAATGGGTAACGTGAGTTATTCAAGTGCTGGAGAGCTCAGCCCACTCCTGAATGATCCATACTTTGAAACCATTGGTCTTGGAAGTCGTATATTCCTCTGCGGTGCAGAGGGTTACATCATTGGTGAGGGAACCCAGCACGAGACCGATGTTGAACGTGAAAATGGTGTTCCAACAGGGGGTGCAGGTACCCTCATGCTCAAGGGAGACATGAAGCAGATGGATGCAGAGTATGTTAGAGGTGCAAGCATGCCCAAGTACGGCCCAACACTCTACGTTGGTGTGGGAATACCCATACCCATCCTGAATGAAGATATAGCTCAGAGAACAGGTATAAGCAACGAAGAGATCGTGTGTAACGTTGTGGATTATGGAGTTCCAAGGAGGAGCAGACCCACAATCCTTAAAACCAATTACATGGAACTTCAAACCGGTAAGATCGAACTCAACGGCAGGGAGGTTCCAACTTCACCACTGTCGTCACTTAAGAAGGCCAGGAAGATTGCAGGTGAACTTAAAACCTGGATAGACAATGGGGAGTTCTTCCTAACAGAACCTATTTCCAGGCTCCAGTCTGAGGGTTCCACTGTGAGACCCCTTGAGATTAAGAAGCCTTCAATTCTTGTGAAGAACGTGAGGACCAAACCTGTGATAACAGCCCTTCCAACTGATGATGTTGAGGATGTTGCAGGGAAACTGGTTAAAAATAACATAAACCACCTTCCTGTTGTTGATGGTGAAGGTAAACTTCGAGGTATTGTAACCTCATGGGACATAGCAAATGCAGTTGCAAAGGGTAAAAAGAAACTTGCAGATGTTATGACACGTAAGGTTGTGATAGCACGGGAGGATGAATCTGTGGATGTGGTGGCAAGGCGCCTGAACAAACACGAAATTTCAGGACTCCCAATCATCGATAAGGACAACAAGGTGAAGGGTATGATAACAGCAGAGGATATTTCAATGTTGATTTGTAACGGTCAGAGAAGAGGTAAAAATGGAGGGTCACTATGA
- a CDS encoding TldD/PmbA family protein, whose product MDDQLDLDLLEKTINSIEKRADYVDIRVNETYSTAIIMKDSKIQEIRSGSDLSGCVRVLKGGAWGFAFTTQMERMGEVAESALRLADSIKSDVELADVPTVVDNVKSRAKLKPSDVSLDEKKEVMQDADKAAKLEKVVSTSVNYVDAEGRTAFLSSEGSALTLNESRVAMFLNAVASENGMIQFGHKSIGGAKGFEAIKNEDLESFGRTAASKAVRLLNANTPPSGSFPVVFDSELTGVFIHEALGHAAEADLILQNDSILKGKMGTRIGSEHVTIIDDASMDAFGYYPYDAEGVKTRKNLLVNDGILTSLMSSRESASKLGIEPSGNARSAVGDQPVVRMSNTYLKPGDKSFEELLEGMKDGIYLKGSRGGQVDTGKGIFQFNAAESFTIKNGEIGEPLRDVSLSGNIMETLMNVDAVASDFKLGVGFCGKAGQTVPVGDGGPHIRVTKAMVGGAM is encoded by the coding sequence ATGGACGATCAATTAGACTTAGATTTACTGGAGAAAACAATTAATTCAATTGAAAAAAGAGCAGATTATGTGGATATAAGGGTTAATGAAACTTACAGCACTGCAATAATAATGAAAGATAGTAAGATCCAGGAAATCAGGTCTGGATCCGATCTCAGTGGATGTGTGAGGGTTTTAAAGGGTGGTGCATGGGGATTTGCATTCACAACCCAGATGGAAAGGATGGGGGAAGTGGCAGAGTCTGCACTGCGCCTTGCAGATTCAATAAAAAGTGATGTTGAACTTGCTGATGTTCCAACCGTGGTGGATAATGTTAAATCCCGTGCAAAACTCAAACCATCAGATGTTTCACTTGATGAGAAAAAAGAGGTAATGCAGGATGCAGATAAAGCTGCAAAACTTGAAAAGGTTGTGAGTACCAGTGTCAACTACGTTGATGCAGAGGGAAGAACAGCTTTCCTGAGCTCAGAGGGCTCAGCATTAACCCTCAATGAATCAAGGGTTGCAATGTTTTTAAATGCAGTGGCCTCAGAGAACGGCATGATACAGTTTGGACACAAAAGTATTGGGGGAGCAAAAGGCTTTGAAGCCATAAAAAATGAGGATTTGGAAAGCTTTGGAAGAACCGCCGCATCAAAGGCAGTGCGACTCCTCAATGCAAACACACCACCTTCAGGAAGTTTTCCTGTTGTTTTTGACTCAGAACTAACAGGAGTGTTCATACATGAAGCACTTGGACATGCTGCAGAGGCTGATCTTATACTTCAGAACGATTCAATACTCAAAGGAAAAATGGGCACCAGAATAGGCTCAGAACATGTTACAATAATCGATGACGCCAGCATGGATGCCTTCGGTTACTACCCCTACGATGCTGAGGGGGTTAAAACACGCAAAAACCTACTGGTTAATGATGGAATCCTCACATCCCTCATGAGTTCAAGGGAATCTGCATCCAAACTCGGAATTGAACCATCAGGAAATGCCAGATCCGCTGTTGGAGATCAGCCGGTGGTTCGTATGAGCAACACCTACCTGAAACCCGGTGATAAAAGCTTTGAAGAACTACTTGAAGGCATGAAGGATGGAATTTACCTCAAGGGTTCAAGGGGAGGACAGGTGGACACTGGAAAGGGAATATTCCAGTTCAACGCTGCAGAATCATTCACCATTAAGAATGGGGAAATTGGAGAGCCACTGCGTGATGTTTCACTGTCTGGAAACATTATGGAAACCCTGATGAACGTGGACGCCGTTGCATCTGACTTCAAACTGGGAGTTGGTTTCTGTGGAAAGGCAGGTCAAACAGTACCTGTTGGAGACGGCGGCCCCCACATAAGAGTTACAAAAGCAATGGTTGGAGGAGCAATGTAA
- a CDS encoding 4Fe-4S dicluster domain-containing protein — protein sequence MKAWLNFSPNIVNKAVISDLIKNYDVTFNILKANITPKGGKMLIELSGTQRDEGIAFLEKSGIHLDPVINVVKKDDDKCVDCGECVSLCPVKAISIEEDWTVEVDDKQCIGCGFCTKSCPMKAINVAE from the coding sequence ATGAAAGCATGGTTAAACTTTTCCCCGAATATCGTGAACAAGGCAGTGATCTCGGATCTCATTAAAAACTACGATGTAACCTTCAACATACTCAAGGCAAACATAACACCCAAGGGTGGGAAGATGCTCATTGAGTTAAGCGGAACCCAGAGGGATGAAGGCATAGCATTCCTTGAGAAAAGCGGAATTCACCTGGATCCTGTGATAAACGTTGTTAAAAAGGATGATGATAAATGTGTGGACTGCGGTGAGTGCGTTTCACTGTGCCCTGTGAAGGCCATATCCATTGAAGAAGACTGGACAGTTGAAGTGGATGATAAGCAATGCATTGGATGCGGTTTCTGCACAAAATCATGCCCTATGAAAGCTATAAATGTTGCAGAGTAA
- a CDS encoding TIGR00296 family protein, with translation MKPDRSGELKENTEEKKLETNLLSNEDGETIVKIARKTIETYLNEKRILEVPEDIDEKLKEFRGVFVTLEEKGDLRGCIGYPEPVMPLIEALIDAAISAATRDPRFPPVTLREFEDITVEVSVLTKPEIIRVENPKEYIENVEIGRDGLIVEIGPYKGLLLPQVAVEWCWNAEEFLSNTCMKAGLQPDCWLADDVKIYRFHSQIFNEQ, from the coding sequence ATGAAACCAGATAGATCTGGAGAACTGAAAGAAAATACAGAAGAGAAAAAACTGGAAACAAACCTTCTATCAAATGAAGATGGAGAAACAATAGTAAAAATTGCACGAAAAACCATAGAAACCTACCTCAACGAAAAGAGGATCCTCGAAGTTCCAGAGGACATCGATGAGAAGCTGAAGGAGTTCCGGGGTGTTTTTGTAACCCTGGAAGAGAAGGGAGATCTCAGGGGATGTATAGGTTACCCTGAACCTGTAATGCCCCTCATAGAAGCTCTTATCGATGCAGCCATATCTGCAGCAACAAGGGATCCACGTTTTCCACCTGTAACTTTAAGGGAATTTGAAGATATCACTGTTGAAGTGAGTGTACTCACAAAACCCGAGATCATCCGGGTTGAAAATCCAAAGGAGTACATCGAAAACGTTGAGATTGGTAGAGATGGGTTGATAGTTGAAATTGGACCGTACAAAGGACTTTTACTTCCTCAGGTTGCAGTTGAATGGTGCTGGAATGCTGAAGAGTTTCTCTCCAACACCTGTATGAAAGCAGGGCTTCAACCCGACTGCTGGCTTGCTGATGATGTGAAGATATACAGGTTCCACTCCCAGATATTCAATGAACAATAA